In the genome of Urocitellus parryii isolate mUroPar1 chromosome 7, mUroPar1.hap1, whole genome shotgun sequence, the window CACTCCAGGAACATTTTCCTGAATAATAACACTGAGCCAATTTCATGTTGTATAGTATGCTTTATACACATGCATTGAGCCAGTATGCAGTGAGTGTCCAAGTGTCCAGTGCCTGCCACTCTGCCAGATACTGAATGGAGGGTGGACAGAGATAAGCCTGTTCCCCGGTTTTACTCACAGACAGTTGGGAGACAGAGGCCAGTCAGACAGCCACACAAATGAATATTCAACCACCCACTGTGTGCATAATATAACAAGGCACTTGATCTGGTGGAAGGGACAAGAAGGGAAGGTTTCCCTGAGGAAATTACATTTGTGCCTGGGGGGCAGGGCACTGGAGAAGTAGGCCGAAGGAACAAATATGCAAAGGCCCCCACATGTCACAGTGAGTCAGGGATAAGGAACTGCAGGTCAGAAAGCAAGGGGAAGATAGGTCATAGATGAGGCTTGGAggttggggaggagggcagggaccaGGTCTTGGAGGAACTTGTGAGAAGAGGAGTTTTGATGAGAGCAGGAGGTAGCTGTTGGAGGGCTTCAGTAAGGAGAATGACCCAGTTGGGTTTGCATTTGGGGAAGATCTTTCTGGCTGCTCAGTGGAGAATGGATCAGAAAGAGGCAAGAGAGGAAGTAGCAGTGATTGGGAGGCCAAAGCAGCATGGCAGGGAGATGGGAGGGTTGCCACAAGGCAGGGGTGGAGCTGCAGAgaaaaggcagggctgggggcctAGGCACGACTCTCAGGACTAGCCCAATAGGAGAAGAAGGTGTCAAGCGTGATTGGCACTTTGGATCCATTGTTTAAGGTGCCTTTGAGATGAACACAGGGAGATGGAGGTGACAAGGCTTGGAGCACAGAGGGGAAGCTGTTGGGAGAGAGAAATAAGGGTTTCTCCAGGGAGAAGTCCCCCAGGGGAGACTGCATTAGAAGCAGAAAGAAGGCTCAGGTCTGGCCTCCATAAGCCTGAAAAAGTCATAGACATGAAATGGCCAGAGTGCAAACTCACAGAGGGGCATCTCAGAAGCAAAAGGACTGGGATTGCAAGAAGGAAGGAACACGAATCGGGAATCCACCCAGGATAGACCAGAAAAATCCCTGGGTTGGTGTGGTGACCATCATCCAATGATACCAGGCTGAGAGCAGGCAGCAACTGGAGAGCATTgagggaaggcagagaggagaaaTGGAGGGATAACCTGGGCACTCAATGTGAGGAGAAAGATACTTTGGGGACGAAGCTAATAAGAACACATATTGATGGGAAGAATTTGGTTGAGAGAAAGCCATTGAAGCTATGGAGGAGAAAAGAGATCCTTAATACTGAGCAGTTCTGAGAGAGGGGGACTGGCAGGTGGAGATGCTCCAGAGGACATCCTCCAGTTGGGAGGAGTGAGATCAGGAAGCCTGGAGGAAACTGGGACGGTGACAAGTCCCTAAGGGTGCTCATGGGTCAGGGGAGCTGAGAGGTCAAGAGGCTGTGAGCTCATCCTCCTGGATAAGGTGTTGAGGTTGGATCTGGGTGGGGTCAAGTGAGCCAAGAGGGAAGCATCCCGAGAATGAGGAGGAGTGGCAGCCACAGGCAGGAAGGAGGTGGGGTAGCACCACAGTGCCAGTCTCCAGGAGGAGGGTCTCACAAGGAGGAAGATGTCCCAGAAGTAGCTACTAGAAGCAAGGCAACTGAACTATTTTCCCCTGGAGACGTAATAGCCCCTCTTGGAGTCTCCAGGGAGAGTCAATTTTGGTGGGAGAGGCACAGAGATGGATCTGGGACCAAGGAAGATAGAACCTTCCCAGTTTGGGTGCAGCAGAAGATAGATGGGGGCTGGGCTGTGTGTGCTGCCTGGAAAAGCTAGAGACAAGGGGCAGGGATCATTGTCATGGTCAGTGTGTGAAGAAGGTGGACCCCagctcttgtttatttatttgttgaaaaagtCACAGACATGAAATGACCAGAGTGCAAGCTCAGAGAGGGGCGTATCAgaaacaaaaggactggggattgcAAGAAGTTCAGTCCACAATTCTGTATGTTGGCAGAACTGTGGATTGAAGGCGGGACCTCAAGCTTGTTTGGCAAGTGCTCTccccctgagctgcacccctccctcccagcccaAAGAAGGAACTCTTGATCCCATTTGACAAGTAGGGAAATCGAGGCACAGGCAAAGAAAGGTGAAGTAATTTTACTCAAGGTCAGACAGCATAACCACCTATTAAGAGATTATTATCATTAAGTTCAAACTTGGGAGCAGAGTTTTAAACCCTGTCCATCCGACTTCTAAGTAAGTGCTCTTGTCCATCTGGTCTGCAACAGTGGGACTCCCTCCCTCCACACAAACAAAGCAACCCACCCCAGGAGGACAGTGGCATCGCACACACCCACCATCAACAACTTGGATATTTCTTGGGAGGACTATGGAAGGCTGTTTGCTCTCAGTACCTGAAAAGGGGAAGGGGCTAACAGCAGGCTGGCTTGCAGGGCCACCCCTGAGCACTGAGGACACACCAGTGTCCAGTGATCCAGTGATCACGAAGCATTGAGTGAAAGTAAAAGTGGCCGTGATGGCTCCCAGAATGAGTACCAGGCCTTGTACCACTCTTGGTTTCTAAAACCCTTCATGAGCCCGCAGTAGGAGCAGACTCCCACAATAAAGGGAAGTTTCTTGTCAGCCTTggtggtgggggcagggcaggctCAGAGCTGGATTTAAGATGACCTAGTAAACATAGGAACATGAGTGCTCCTGACCTGGCTTTGCTGCAGCTGCGTCACATCcctcccaccccacacacaccttttgTCTGCTCTGCTGTACTCTGAGCTCCTGCAGGTTGTGAGCTCGGCAATTCTTGGATTCCTCCCAGGACAGCCCAACACTTTGTCCACAACAGTCAgtcaatatttgctgaattaaatCTGGGGCCCAGGTTGGGAGCTCCTGGATGAGGAGCCAGACTGTCTGATGACTTTGAATCTCATCTCCTCACAATCCTTGCTTTGTGACTTTGAACATGCCACTGAACCTCTCTGATTCTCAattttctcacttataaaatggGAGCTGCTGCAAGAGAGACCTGTGCAACTGCACTTGGGAGGACCATGCACTTGGTTTGATGCTCTGCTGTTCCTGTATTGAAATTCTTAACCCAATTTTGAAGAGGGTAccctgcattttctttcttttgtgggggtgggaagtattggggacggaacccaggggcactttaccattgagcccaagtcttttttaaatttttttactttgagactagGTCTAAGTTGCCGAGCGCCCACTGAATTTGCCCAGGCTGTACATGAACTTGGAATCTgcctgcctgagcctccagaattgctgggattacaggcgtgtgccaccacatctggcagcattttcattttgcagtgGACCCTGCAGATTCTGTAGCTGTCCTGAATGGGAGTGACAATATTCCCTGTCTCCCAGAGTTGCAATGATTAAAAGAAATGTTCTGCCTAAAGTGCTTAGCACATTAACAAGTGCCCAGTAAATGGGAACAAACGCCTACTGTCCCCTATTAGATCATCCCCAGTGCTTGCTGATGTGCGATGGATAAATGAAATGACCATGACCCAATGAGTGACAGACAGCCTGGGAACATCTGGAAGCAAAGGTGCCAGGCCAACAGGAGATGAGGCTGTGGATGGAGGTTTGAGAGGAGTTAGTTGTAAGGGAAATGGGACTGTTTCGTGCCCTAGATTGTAGAGCAGTAGTTTCCTCCACAGCCAGTGATCCCTTCTGTAGTCCAGACCCCAGTGCCCACACCCCACAAGAAGTCCTCTTGGTAGTAAGAGCTGAGCCCGTGGGTTCCAGTCTTTATTGTTGGGGTGTGGTCTAGCCACCTCCGCCCCCCAAAACGTCCTCAGTCTCCAACTTCAGGAGTGCACCTTCCGCCTTGCCCCGCGAGGCTGGGATCGGTGCTTGACCAGCACTGCCGCCCCGCCCAAGGTCACGAGGGGGCGTGGCCTCGCGCTCAGGCTGGGGCGTCGCTCAGAGGAAGGGGTTGGTGCCAGACTGCGGGCCCGGGTGCAGCGGCCCAGCCGAGGCGGAGGTGGGCAGCAGCGGCTGCGGCAGGCTGGCGGGCGGTGGGGCGAAGGCTCCAGCCTGTGGGAAGACGCTGACGGAGGCGGGAAGGGTCATGCCGACCGGCACGCTGCTGAGcgggaggggcagggaggcacTGTAGGTCATGGAGCCCAGGGGCGCCCCGGTAGGCCCGCCGACCGGCAGGCCCAGCGCAGGTGACCCGGTGCGCATCTGGTTCAGGGTCGGCCTGCCCTGCTCACCGAACGGGTTAGTGGGGGACGGAGCGCTGAGTCCTGCGAACGAGAGAGGGCGCAGGAATGGGCGGCAAGTTCGGGGTCTTAGAGCCAGGGAAGAGGAAGACGTAGGGCAGCAGCTGGGCTCTGCTAGGAGGGCAGGAGAGAGCAAGGCTCTGGGGGTCGGGGGACTCGGAGGTGCCCTACCTGTCAGGAAGGGATTCCGGGTCTTCGCAGCCTGTGGCGCCTTGACCAATGAGTCAAGGTTGACCAAGGAAGAGGCCGAGGGGCCCAGGAAAGACTCTGGGGTACAGCAGGCGCGGGTCTCCTGTCCAGGCTGGGTTAGTGCTTCTCCTAGTACATCCAAGTCAAAGGCATCTGGCTCCTTCGTGCTATTTTGCTTGGAAGTGGGACTAGGGTCTCCAAACAGGTCCAACTCTGAAAGGTACATGATAGAGCTTGTTGGTGGGAGACAGATTGGCCACTGAGGtgaagggaagagggcaggagccCAGTCTGCAGGACCACTCATTCCCAAAGCCTCAGTATCTCTTGGCCTCCTGCTCACCCACAGGGCTGCTGGGCTTCCCTGAGGGCAAGGCCTGCCCCTCCAGACCTTCCTTGGTTTTTGTGGATTCTGGAGGTTTGGCAAGTAGGTCGAAGTTCGAGGTACCACCTAGAACTAGacaaggagaaagagggagatgaGTTGGCAAAAAGGGCAGGCACTGGTCTGACCCCTTTCCTGGGAAGTGGCCCTCTTAGCACAGTACCTGCTGGCACCAGAGGGAGGGGGACCCAGAAGACCCTCTGCCCTCCTCTTACCAGGTGTGTCAGAAGACTCCATGGAGGCCCCCCAAGGGTCAGCTCCAGTGCTGGGGAGTTTGTGGTGGGGAGACTTTGGTGCCCAGGGGTCTGTGGTGGGGAGTCCAGCAGGCAGCACTGGGGTCCTGCCCCAGGGCTCAGAGGAGGAGAGGGTAGGAAGCAAGTCCCAAGGCTGGCTTCGGGACAGAGCATTTCCTGAGGGGACTGGAGACCAGGGGTCTGCAGAAGGTCCCCAGGAAGAGCCACTGGGCTCTGTGTTCGGCCTGAGACCTAGAATGGGAATAGCACAGGTGTAAACCCAGACCCCCAGCTCCCAGAATCCTCGTGCAGGGCCTCTCCCAGTTACACAGCCCAAGTGGGAGGTATGGGAGCCACTTGACCAGCAGCTGAAGTCCAGGTTAATTATCCCAGGCCGCTGGACCCCCAGGCATGGGCAATGTTGGCCACCTTCCCATTCAGGGCTGGAATGGCTAGAGGGCAGCAAGAGAATCTCTACTGAGATTCACATCACTGAGTTCTTTCACCATAAAAGCCAGGTCACAGAGGCAGCTGTGACTGGGGGAGGTGAGAGATTTGCCCCAGCTAATGTGGGGAAGTGGTTGACCATAGTGGCTGGGAAGGAAGGGGCTTTCTGGGACCAACCTAGGAGCCTCTTGCAGACCTGCATACCCACCTGGGATGTCCCATGGGTCAGCAGAGCAATGTGTGGAGGGTGGGGCTGTGGCAGGTGCAAAGATGTCAGCCAAGTCCAGGATGGAGGACTGTGGAGGGGAGAGGCAGCTTGGACGTAGGCAGGGCCCAGAGGGAGGGCAGGCCCTGACCTGCCAGCCTAACTCGAACTCATTCCCTCCtttattcattccacaaacatCTCTTAATGATCCCTCACCTCTGTACAGCTTCCAGTTTATAAAATGTTTCCTCATCCATTGACTGCCCACTTTCATAACAACCCTGTGAGGAAGGTAAAGCAGGTGATAtacccactttacagatgagccAGTTCAAGCCCAAAGAGGGGAATTGGTTTGCCTGAAGTTACACAGCCAGGGGGAGGCAGCGCTGGGATAGAATTCAGGCCAGCAGAAAGAGGCCGTAAGAGCAgagatgatcttttttttttttttttaacaaacctACCTCCATAGGTCAGTGTCCAAGAAAAACTGACCACATGAATGTGGGCAGAAAGGGGATAGAGACACCCCTTGGGCGGCCTGAATAGCTTTGGAGGGTGGTCTTGCTCTCAGAAGCCATGtactcccccacccacccctgccaGGCTGCCCAAGATGTCTTCAGCACCATGTGCCAGAGCCAGCCCCTAGTCATGACCCACAGTATCCCGTCATCCTACAATATCAGGATCAAAGAACCTACTGTGTAGAAGGGAAAACCAAGGCCTACACAGTGATATTCTCCAAGTCATAAAGTAAGTGGCAGCAAATCCAAGGATCTTGGTCAGGATCTTGTCACATCCCATTTTGCTATCAGCTCAAGTCTAGATCATGCGTATGGGACCAGGGGCTGTTACATGCTGCCACCCCCATtttcctttaataaatatttaagtagtaCTTACTATACACCAAGCACTGTTCTACGCTCTACAAATACTAAATTACCTCCCAGGCCTGCTGGCCTACGCACCCCACTTGCTCCCTACCTGACTGGTTTtcagcttctcttcctcctttttctcttctcttcctggttCTGTGTCCCCCCGATGGCGATGGTGAACCACAGCCCCTACACCATTGGCCACGGGGGAGTCATCTCCCCGCCAGGACCTCACCTCCTGCAGAAGgtacagaggcaggaggagcatgagCAGTTCAAGCTGAACTTGAGGGGACCTGTGCGCCCAGCCTGGGGTCAAGGAGAGAGCAGGGTGGGAGGTACCAAGTTAGAGCAGCAGAGAAGCCGGTTAGTGCCCATAGCACCTCCACCAGCACCGCACTGGGGCAcctgcagcccaggcccaggcggCTCAGCCCACTCACTACCTTCTGGTGCTCTTGCTGGCTCAGGCGCAGAGCCAGCTGCAGCTGTAGGTCCTCGTCCCTGTGGGAGGCTGGGGGTACTGGCTGCAGGGAGGAAGACGGGTGAACTTGACTCAGCACTCCCCACCCTTGGCCAGAGGGCCAGCATAGCTTTGCCCAGGAAGCAGGGATGGAGACAGAAATGGCCACCATAAATGGGGCAGGCAGTGAGGATGTGGCTTAAGGATCAGGAAGCTGGGTCTTTCTCTTCTGGTGGCctgagtgctcccctagcaccaCCATATGTGCCCAGCTGCTTCTTACCTGGTCTGCCTGCATCTGCAGAGGTTATGGCAGAGATGATATCAGAGGTACTATCACTGTCCTCCCTAAAGGACAGCTGATGGGGGAGCAGCAACCCCAGTGTTTTCAAGGATGTCTGTCAGcatgctcccctcccccatcacAAGGCCCTTCAAACATACTGTATACCCCAACCACACGTCACACTCCCAGGCCCAACCAGAGAGGACTGAAGTCCAAGAGGGTCCTGCCTGAAACAAACCCAGGGACACAGGCCCTACACTGTCCTTGAGAGAGGAGTAGGGCTTGAGGCCCAGGGTGGGAAACCCGAGTCATGGAGCAccaggcctctctcctccctctgtggCCTGCCCGGGACAACTGAGGTCTCACCTTCTCAGCCTCTTCTCGGCTCATGGCCAGTGCTAGCTGCAGCTGCAGCTCCTCTTCTCCTGACGTCTGGGGCCGCGCTTGCTCCAGGTCTGAGGCATAGCGGGGGGACGAGGAGGCAGCTGCAACAACCATCATGGCCTCTATGACCACACTAGTACCCACAGGGCCACAGTACCCACATTCCTCTGCCTGCTAGGAAGCTGAGGAtcagatagggaaactgaggcaaaaaaacaacaactgacTGTCAAGGGCTCCAGTGAGCCAGGTGTTTTACTGGGCACTTCCTGTAGATTCCCCATTCCACCCAGGAAGTGCAGATGCCAGTGCCACCTTAGCAGATGGGCAGACACCTCAGAGGGTGCCAGGATCCTGAAGCAGGACTTGAGCTCAGGTCCCTTGAATCCTGCTCTTGGACTCTTCCAGCTGGACCCCACTGTGCTTGGAGCCAAGAGGAGTGGGAAGGCAGGAACTTCCAATATAACAAAGTCACAGCCCAAAGCTCTCAGCAAGCCATCAACAACTTTATGAAAGCAGGGCCATTCTAAGCCACATcgggtagtgcacacctataatcccagctactcaggaagccaaggcaagagaattgcaagtctGAGGACAGCCttgcaatttagtgaaactctgtctcaaaataaaaagggctggggatgcagctcagaggtggagcttacctaggttcagtcccccatccccagcctccaaaaAAAGGAGGGCTATTCCAGAGTTCCTCAGATCAGCCTTCACTGCTGGGGGAAGCATTCAGGAACTGCCCAGCAACTGCCCCTATTTTCAAGGGCAGTGCCCTCAAGAGAGAGAGTTAAGAGGAATGCCACATGTCTGGTTGAgggcctttttttgttttgttttgtcttgttcttgttttgttttgctttgttttttaacagaTCAAACAACAGAAGTTATCCCCatcttacagataaggaaactgaagttcaaagaGTTGGTTatccaggtcacacagcttggAAGGGGTACAATAGATGGTATCTGACCCGAGTCTGTGCAACCACCATGCCATCCTAGCAATGGTTAATTAATAAATTGAATGGCAAATgtataataacattaaatttgAGCTAACTTGAGCAGTGCTTGCTATGCGGGAGCATTATATCTTGCACATTACACTCCTTATCTTGCTGGTCCTCATAACATCCCTCCAAGGTAAATACTATTCACCATGGTTCAGGGTTGCAAAGCCAGGGTTGGACTCTGGCCACCTCCCTGTCCCAGCCACACTCTCGGGGCTCACTCACAGGTGTAGGAGGATGGAGAACCCCGCTCACCGCGGCGGCTGAAGCCCAGCTGCCCGCTGCCGATGCCTGCGCCCTCCAGGGCCATGCGCTCCTTGGTCTTAAGGGCATGAGTTCGC includes:
- the Epn3 gene encoding epsin-3 isoform X3 encodes the protein MTTSALRRQVKNIVHNYSEAEIKVREATSNDPWGPPSSLMSEIADLTFNTVAFAEVMGMLWRRLNDSGKNWRHVYKALTLLDYLLKTGSERVAHQCRENLYTIQTLKDFQYIDRDGKDQGVNVREKVKQVMALLKDEERLRQERTHALKTKERMALEGAGIGSGQLGFSRRGERGSPSSYTSASSSPRYASDLEQARPQTSGEEELQLQLALAMSREEAEKEVRSWRGDDSPVANGVGAVVHHRHRGDTEPGREEKKEEEKLKTSQSSILDLADIFAPATAPPSTHCSADPWDIPGLRPNTEPSGSSWGPSADPWSPVPSGNALSRSQPWDLLPTLSSSEPWGRTPVLPAGLPTTDPWAPKSPHHKLPSTGADPWGASMESSDTPVLGGTSNFDLLAKPPESTKTKEGLEGQALPSGKPSSPVELDLFGDPSPTSKQNSTKEPDAFDLDVLGEALTQPGQETRACCTPESFLGPSASSLVNLDSLVKAPQAAKTRNPFLTGLSAPSPTNPFGEQGRPTLNQMRTGSPALGLPVGGPTGAPLGSMTYSASLPLPLSSVPVGMTLPASVSVFPQAGAFAPPPASLPQPLLPTSASAGPLHPGPQSGTNPFL
- the Epn3 gene encoding epsin-3 isoform X2 is translated as MTTSALRRQVKNIVHNYSEAEIKVREATSNDPWGPPSSLMSEIADLTFNTVAFAEVMGMLWRRLNDSGKNWRHVYKALTLLDYLLKTGSERVAHQCRENLYTIQTLKDFQYIDRDGKDQGVNVREKVKQVMALLKDEERLRQERTHALKTKERMALEGAGIGSGQLGFSRRGERGSPSSYTSASSSPRYASDLEQARPQTSGEEELQLQLALAMSREEAEKPVPPASHRDEDLQLQLALRLSQQEHQKEVRSWRGDDSPVANGVGAVVHHRHRGDTEPGREEKKEEEKLKTSQSSILDLADIFAPATAPPSTHCSADPWDIPGLRPNTEPSGSSWGPSADPWSPVPSGNALSRSQPWDLLPTLSSSEPWGRTPVLPAGLPTTDPWAPKSPHHKLPSTGADPWGASMESSDTPGGTSNFDLLAKPPESTKTKEGLEGQALPSGKPSSPVELDLFGDPSPTSKQNSTKEPDAFDLDVLGEALTQPGQETRACCTPESFLGPSASSLVNLDSLVKAPQAAKTRNPFLTGLSAPSPTNPFGEQGRPTLNQMRTGSPALGLPVGGPTGAPLGSMTYSASLPLPLSSVPVGMTLPASVSVFPQAGAFAPPPASLPQPLLPTSASAGPLHPGPQSGTNPFL
- the Epn3 gene encoding epsin-3 isoform X1, giving the protein MTTSALRRQVKNIVHNYSEAEIKVREATSNDPWGPPSSLMSEIADLTFNTVAFAEVMGMLWRRLNDSGKNWRHVYKALTLLDYLLKTGSERVAHQCRENLYTIQTLKDFQYIDRDGKDQGVNVREKVKQVMALLKDEERLRQERTHALKTKERMALEGAGIGSGQLGFSRRGERGSPSSYTSASSSPRYASDLEQARPQTSGEEELQLQLALAMSREEAEKPVPPASHRDEDLQLQLALRLSQQEHQKEVRSWRGDDSPVANGVGAVVHHRHRGDTEPGREEKKEEEKLKTSQSSILDLADIFAPATAPPSTHCSADPWDIPGLRPNTEPSGSSWGPSADPWSPVPSGNALSRSQPWDLLPTLSSSEPWGRTPVLPAGLPTTDPWAPKSPHHKLPSTGADPWGASMESSDTPVLGGTSNFDLLAKPPESTKTKEGLEGQALPSGKPSSPVELDLFGDPSPTSKQNSTKEPDAFDLDVLGEALTQPGQETRACCTPESFLGPSASSLVNLDSLVKAPQAAKTRNPFLTGLSAPSPTNPFGEQGRPTLNQMRTGSPALGLPVGGPTGAPLGSMTYSASLPLPLSSVPVGMTLPASVSVFPQAGAFAPPPASLPQPLLPTSASAGPLHPGPQSGTNPFL